A DNA window from Mastomys coucha isolate ucsf_1 unplaced genomic scaffold, UCSF_Mcou_1 pScaffold21, whole genome shotgun sequence contains the following coding sequences:
- the Gatd1 gene encoding glutamine amidotransferase-like class 1 domain-containing protein 1 isoform X2, producing the protein MASERLPSRPACLLVASGASEGVSAQSFVHCFTLASAAFNLQVATPGGKALDFVDVTENNARWVQDFRLKAYASPAKLESIDGARYHALLIPSCPGALADLASSGSLARILQHFRSESKPICAIGHGVAALCCATNEDRSWVFQGYSLTGPSVYELIRAPGFSRLPLIVEDFVKDSGAGFSASEPDAVHVVLDRHLITGQNANSTVPAVQNLLFLCGSR; encoded by the exons ATGGCGTCCGAGCGGCTGCCAAGTAGGCCTGCCTGTCTCCTGGTGGCCAGCGGCGCTTCCGAAG GTGTGTCAGCCCAGTCCTTCGTCCACTGTTTCACACTGGCGAGTGCTGCCTTCAACCTACAGGTGGCCACCCCAGGG GGAAAGGCCTTGGACTTTGTGGATGTGACTGAGAACAATGCACGTTGGGTACAAGACTTCCGCCTCAAGGCATATGCCAGTCCTGCTAAGCTTGAGTCAATAGACG GTGCCCGGTACCATGCCCTCCTGATTCCTAGCTGTCCTGGCGCCCTGGCTGACCTTGCCAGCAGTGGGTCCCTGGCTCGAATACTGCAGCACTTCCGCTCTGAGAGCA AACCCATCTGTGCCATTGGCCATGGCGTTGCTGCCCTGTGCTGTGCTACCAATGAAGATAGGTCCTGGGTGTTCCAGGGCTACAGTCTGACGGGG CCTTCTGTGTACGAGCTCATCAGAGCACCTGGCTTTTCCCGCCTACCATTGATCGTTGAGGACTTTGTGAAGGACTCCGGTGCTGGCTTCAGTG cCAGTGAGCCTGACGCTGTGCATGTGGTGCTGGACCGCCATCTGATCACTGGCCAGAATGCTAATTCCACCGTTCCTGCTGTCCAGAACCTGCTCTTCCTCTGTGGTAGCCGGTGA
- the Gatd1 gene encoding glutamine amidotransferase-like class 1 domain-containing protein 1 isoform X1 has product MASERLPSRPACLLVASGASEGVSAQSFVHCFTLASAAFNLQVATPGGKALDFVDVTENNARWVQDFRLKAYASPAKLESIDGARYHALLIPSCPGALADLASSGSLARILQHFRSESKPICAIGHGVAALCCATNEDRSWVFQGYSLTGPSVYELIRAPGFSRLPLIVEDFVKDSGAGFSASEPDAVHVVLDRHLITGQNANSTVPAVQNLLFLCGSRK; this is encoded by the exons ATGGCGTCCGAGCGGCTGCCAAGTAGGCCTGCCTGTCTCCTGGTGGCCAGCGGCGCTTCCGAAG GTGTGTCAGCCCAGTCCTTCGTCCACTGTTTCACACTGGCGAGTGCTGCCTTCAACCTACAGGTGGCCACCCCAGGG GGAAAGGCCTTGGACTTTGTGGATGTGACTGAGAACAATGCACGTTGGGTACAAGACTTCCGCCTCAAGGCATATGCCAGTCCTGCTAAGCTTGAGTCAATAGACG GTGCCCGGTACCATGCCCTCCTGATTCCTAGCTGTCCTGGCGCCCTGGCTGACCTTGCCAGCAGTGGGTCCCTGGCTCGAATACTGCAGCACTTCCGCTCTGAGAGCA AACCCATCTGTGCCATTGGCCATGGCGTTGCTGCCCTGTGCTGTGCTACCAATGAAGATAGGTCCTGGGTGTTCCAGGGCTACAGTCTGACGGGG CCTTCTGTGTACGAGCTCATCAGAGCACCTGGCTTTTCCCGCCTACCATTGATCGTTGAGGACTTTGTGAAGGACTCCGGTGCTGGCTTCAGTG cCAGTGAGCCTGACGCTGTGCATGTGGTGCTGGACCGCCATCTGATCACTGGCCAGAATGCTAATTCCACCGTTCCTGCTGTCCAGAACCTGCTCTTCCTCTGTGGTAGCCG GAAGTAA
- the Taldo1 gene encoding transaldolase — protein MSGSPVKRQRMESALDQLKQFTTVVADTGDFNAIDEYKPQDATTNPSLILAAAQMPAYQELVEEAIAYGKKLGGPQEEQIKNAIDKLFVLFGAEILKKIPGRVSTEVDARLSFDKDAMVARARRLIELYKEAGINKDRILIKLSSTWEGIQAGKELEEQHGIHCNMTLLFSFAQAVACAEAGVTLISPFVGRILDWHVANTDKKSYEPQEDPGVKSVTKIYNYYKKFGYKTIVMGASFRNTGEIKALAGCDFLTISPKLLGELLKDNSKLAPTLSVKAAQTSDLEKIHLDEKAFRWLHNEDQMAVEKLSDGIRKFAADAIKLERMLTERMFSAENGK, from the exons ATGTCGGGGTCCCCGGTAAAGCGCCAGAGGATGGAGTCCGCCTTGGACCAGCTCAAGCAGTTCACCACCGTGGTGGCCGACACGGGTGATTTCAACG CCATCGATGAGTACAAGCCCCAGGATGCCACCACCAACCCATCCCTGATCCTGGCTGCAGCTCAGATGCCTGCCTACCAGGAGCTGGTGGAGGAGGCCATTGCCTACGGCAAGAAGCTGGGTGG GCCACAAGAGGAGCAGATTAAAAATGCCATTGATAAACTTTTTGTCCTGTTTGGAGCAGAAATACTAAAGAAGATTCCAGGCCGTGTGTCCACAGAAGTTGATGCAAG GCTTTCCTTTGATAAGGATGCAATGGTGGCCCGAGCCAGGCGCCTCATTGAGCTTTACAAAGAAGCTGGAATCAACAAAGACAGAATTCTCATCAAATTATCATCAACCTGGGAGGGAATTCAGGCTGGAAA GGAGCTGGAGGAGCAGCATGGCATCCACTGCAACATGACACTGCTTTTCTCCTTCGCCCAGGCTGTGGCCTGTGCAGAAGCGGGCGTGACACTTATCTCTCCCTTTGTGGGGCGCATCCTTGACTGGCATGTGGCAAACACAGACAAGAAATCCTATGAGCCCCAGGAGGACCCTG GGGTGAAGAGTGTCACCAAAATCTACAACTACTACAAGAAGTTTGGCTACAAGACCATTGTCATGGGCGCCTCCTTCCGTAACACGGGTGAGATCAAAGCACTGGCAGGCTGTGATTTCCTCACCATCTCTCCGAAGCTCCTGGGTGAGCTGCTCAAGGATAATAGCAAGCTGGCACCTACGCTTTCTGTCAAAGCGG CCCAGACCAGTGACTTGGAGAAGATACATCTGGACGAGAAGGCCTTCCGTTGGCTGCACAATGAGGATCAAATGGCTGTGGAGAAGCTCTCCGATGGGATCCGCAAATTTGCTGCTGATGCCATAAAGTTGGAGCGGATGCTCACG GAACGAATGTTCAGCGCTGAGAATGGGAAGTAG